The Drosophila innubila isolate TH190305 chromosome 2R unlocalized genomic scaffold, UK_Dinn_1.0 1_C_2R, whole genome shotgun sequence DNA window tttaaaactgacttcAGCCGACTGAGCAGCAAATGGAAATCatccaaaaaaatgaaaagcaatgTGGAGAGCAGGAGGGCATTACCAACGAACAGGCTACTGCCCTACGTAGTGGCAATTTCGATGATCAGGATCCGAAGATCAAATGCTTTGCCAGTTGCATGATGGAGAAAATTGGCCTTATGGTTGATGGCCAGCTCAAGCCCGATGTAATGCTGGAAAAAATGGGAGATGCTGAAGGTGCTGATACTGTCAAGGCCCTTCTGGCCAAGTGCGGTACCATCAAGGGAGCTGACAAGTGCGATACGGCCTACCAGTATTTCCAGTGTTTCCACAAGAATCGCGCTACTGGAATGTAAGCCGTATTTGGACCGAGTTTCAGTTTGCTTTTATTccatcaataaataaatatgaacatTAACAATGGATTTATTATTAACTCTGGCAGCTCCATCATTCTTAAATTCTGaataagtattttctttaaatt harbors:
- the LOC117783277 gene encoding general odorant-binding protein 56d-like — protein: MKFLIVLIACLAIVLAGKPTEQQMEIIQKNEKQCGEQEGITNEQATALRSGNFDDQDPKIKCFASCMMEKIGLMVDGQLKPDVMLEKMGDAEGADTVKALLAKCGTIKGADKCDTAYQYFQCFHKNRATGM